From a single Micromonospora sp. WMMD1102 genomic region:
- a CDS encoding acyl-CoA dehydrogenase family protein, with protein sequence MDFGFDPRTAELHEALHDFLTDRILPAEPVYAEQVAAAESGTGRWSRPPVMAELQAEARRRGLWNLFLPHPEYGAGLGNLQYAPLAELTGRSPQLAPEALNCAAPDTGNMELLADFGSPAQRERWLRPLLDGELRSAFCMTEPEVASSDATNIATRIEPDGDGYVVTGRKWWSTGAMDPRCGIFVVLGRTDPSAPRHRQHSMVLVPRDTPGVTVHRGLTVFGYSDGAHGGHAEVSFDDVRVPADHLIGAPGDGFPIAQARLGPGRIHHCMRLVGMAERALELLCRRAAERVAFGRPLAEQGVVREWIAESRVRIEQARLLVLKTAWLMDTVGNKGAHTEIQAIKIATPAMAEWVIDKAIQAHGGAGVSQDTPLAALWAGARTLRLADGPDEVHRAALARRELRRWTGD encoded by the coding sequence ATGGACTTCGGGTTCGATCCGCGCACCGCCGAGCTGCACGAGGCGCTGCACGACTTCCTGACCGACCGGATCCTGCCGGCCGAGCCGGTCTACGCCGAGCAGGTCGCCGCCGCGGAGAGCGGAACCGGCCGGTGGAGCCGACCGCCGGTCATGGCGGAGTTGCAGGCCGAGGCCCGGCGCCGGGGCCTGTGGAACCTCTTCCTGCCCCATCCGGAGTACGGCGCCGGGCTCGGCAACCTCCAGTACGCTCCGCTGGCCGAACTGACCGGCCGCAGTCCGCAGCTGGCCCCGGAGGCGCTCAACTGCGCCGCACCGGACACCGGCAACATGGAACTGCTGGCCGACTTCGGCAGCCCGGCGCAGCGGGAGCGCTGGCTGCGCCCGCTGCTCGACGGCGAGCTGCGGTCGGCGTTCTGCATGACCGAGCCGGAGGTCGCCTCCTCGGACGCGACGAACATCGCCACGAGGATCGAGCCGGACGGCGACGGGTACGTGGTCACCGGGCGGAAGTGGTGGTCGACCGGGGCGATGGACCCGCGCTGCGGGATCTTCGTGGTGCTGGGCAGGACCGACCCGTCGGCGCCCCGGCACCGGCAGCACAGCATGGTGCTGGTGCCCCGGGACACTCCGGGGGTGACGGTGCACCGGGGCCTGACCGTCTTCGGCTACTCCGACGGCGCACACGGCGGGCACGCCGAGGTGAGCTTCGACGACGTACGGGTGCCGGCGGACCACCTGATCGGTGCTCCCGGCGACGGCTTCCCGATCGCACAGGCGCGGCTCGGTCCGGGCCGGATCCACCACTGCATGCGCCTGGTCGGGATGGCCGAGCGCGCCCTCGAACTGCTCTGCCGGCGGGCCGCCGAGCGGGTCGCGTTCGGCCGGCCGCTTGCCGAGCAGGGCGTGGTGCGGGAGTGGATCGCCGAGTCCCGGGTGCGGATCGAGCAGGCCCGGCTGCTGGTGCTGAAGACCGCCTGGCTGATGGACACCGTCGGCAACAAGGGCGCGCACACCGAGATCCAGGCGATCAAGATCGCTACTCCGGCGATGGCCGAGTGGGTGATCGACAAGGCGATCCAGGCGCACGGCGGGGCCGGAGTCAGCCAGGACACGCCGCTGGCCGCGCTCTGGGCCGGCGCCCGTACCCTCCGGTTGGCCGACGGCCCGGACGAGGTGCACCGGGCCGCGCTGGCCCGCCGCGAGCTGCGCCGCTGGACCGGCGACTGA